In Archangium violaceum, the following are encoded in one genomic region:
- a CDS encoding DUF2381 family protein, which translates to MLLALLATTPVLAEPPSEEWDMVVARHLELTADSTGQVHEVRISPGLTTTLVFNAPLLHGGVVLEERERFRAMTVDEATGIVMFLPSGALPPGTQPLLTVRFADGAVPASATFRLVVHPTQAEPQVNVYRQPRSAETFQLEARQAHERAERCEARLAQTQTEEKSPGGIAELIDSGLVVGPRGIAAKDIYSTTQQPPGEALKRRTTYSYRAEGRVAVALEVENTSARPWTVDAEGVVLVGKGGARLRVLRVWQPEPILPGKKRGLVVVEAEATEEQARGAYVLRLGEASGPRTVTLRGVTFP; encoded by the coding sequence TTGCTGCTCGCGCTCCTCGCCACGACTCCCGTCCTCGCCGAGCCCCCGTCCGAAGAATGGGACATGGTGGTAGCGCGCCACCTGGAGCTGACGGCGGACAGCACCGGGCAGGTGCACGAGGTGCGCATCAGCCCCGGCCTCACCACCACCCTGGTGTTCAACGCGCCGCTGCTGCACGGGGGCGTGGTGCTGGAGGAGCGCGAGCGCTTTCGGGCAATGACAGTGGACGAGGCCACGGGCATCGTCATGTTCCTCCCCTCGGGTGCGCTGCCGCCGGGGACGCAACCGCTCCTCACGGTGCGCTTCGCCGATGGCGCGGTGCCGGCGAGCGCTACCTTTCGGCTGGTGGTGCACCCCACCCAGGCCGAGCCACAGGTGAATGTGTACCGCCAGCCGCGCTCGGCCGAAACCTTTCAACTGGAGGCGAGACAGGCGCACGAACGGGCCGAGCGGTGTGAGGCGCGGCTGGCACAAACCCAGACAGAGGAGAAGAGTCCCGGAGGTATTGCCGAGCTCATCGACTCCGGGCTGGTGGTGGGCCCAAGAGGCATTGCGGCGAAGGACATTTACAGCACCACCCAGCAGCCCCCCGGTGAGGCCCTCAAGAGAAGAACGACTTACAGCTACCGGGCCGAGGGACGGGTGGCGGTGGCGCTGGAGGTGGAGAACACGAGCGCTCGGCCCTGGACGGTGGATGCGGAAGGCGTGGTGCTGGTGGGCAAGGGCGGCGCGCGGCTGCGGGTGCTGCGCGTGTGGCAACCGGAGCCCATTCTTCCCGGAAAGAAGCGAGGCCTCGTGGTGGTGGAGGCGGAGGCCACGGAGGAACAGGCCCGGGGCGCCTATGTGCTCCGATTGGGAGAGGCGAGCGGGCCACGCACAGTCACTCTTCGTGGTGTGACATTCCCGTGA
- a CDS encoding PKD domain-containing protein: MHGLLRRSLLAVLLLCLGSSCGPSPEVDTQAPSNVQITNVAPGELITGSRKLQASAEDDSGRVMRMEFRVSGTLVCTDGTMRGSGAIFVCTWNSSYTPEGSYQLIATAYDAAGNSTGSEPVSFSVPPPPPNQQPTLSSVKATPDTLDEGASTTLAVTASDPDGDTLTYAWTQTPSTPAGKFSDSTAASPTWTAPALTSDQTFTLQVIVSDGKGGTDQDSVDVSVTNLPENQVPTISAVKATPDTLDEGTSTTLAVTASDLDGDTLTYAWTQTPSTPAGKFSDSTAASPTWTAPLLTGDDQSFTLQVTVSDGKGGTAQDGVKVPVTNVNTPPDVDAAITALATVVAGDSLNLSIGARDPDGDPLTYAWTTTPENAGTFLRDTTTTSTRWRSLDISATTVVTFQVTVSDGRNSVTRSKDVQVTVPTYAQVQQVWDATCTGCHKDGNASGGLNLAAASSYDALVDTPGTSSACTAAKRVAPGLPNASLLVQKISGTTCGTRMPSNAPAYFDSNPGLLIRIRSWILAGAPSD, from the coding sequence ATGCACGGGCTTCTCCGAAGGTCGCTGCTCGCGGTCCTGCTCCTGTGTCTGGGGAGCAGCTGTGGTCCCTCCCCTGAGGTGGACACCCAGGCTCCGTCCAACGTCCAGATCACCAACGTGGCGCCGGGAGAGCTCATCACGGGCTCGAGAAAGCTCCAGGCCTCCGCCGAGGACGACTCCGGCCGTGTGATGCGGATGGAGTTCCGCGTCTCCGGCACCCTCGTTTGCACGGACGGCACGATGCGGGGCTCGGGGGCGATCTTCGTCTGCACCTGGAATTCGAGCTACACCCCAGAGGGAAGTTACCAGCTCATCGCCACGGCCTACGACGCGGCGGGCAATTCCACGGGCTCCGAGCCCGTCTCCTTCAGCGTCCCCCCTCCCCCACCCAATCAACAGCCCACCCTCTCCTCGGTGAAGGCCACGCCGGACACGCTCGACGAGGGCGCGAGCACCACCCTCGCGGTGACTGCCAGCGATCCGGATGGAGACACGCTCACCTACGCCTGGACGCAGACCCCGTCCACGCCCGCGGGCAAATTCAGCGACAGCACCGCGGCGAGCCCCACCTGGACCGCACCCGCACTCACCAGTGACCAGACCTTCACCCTCCAGGTCATCGTCTCGGATGGCAAGGGAGGCACGGACCAGGACAGCGTGGACGTGTCCGTGACGAACCTCCCCGAGAATCAAGTGCCCACGATCTCCGCGGTGAAGGCCACGCCGGACACGCTCGACGAGGGCACGAGCACCACCCTCGCGGTGACTGCCAGCGATTTGGATGGAGATACACTCACCTACGCCTGGACGCAGACCCCGTCCACGCCCGCGGGCAAATTCAGCGACAGCACCGCGGCGAGCCCCACCTGGACCGCACCCTTGCTCACCGGCGACGACCAGAGCTTCACCCTTCAGGTCACCGTCTCGGATGGCAAGGGAGGCACGGCCCAGGACGGCGTGAAGGTGCCGGTGACGAACGTCAACACCCCTCCCGACGTGGATGCGGCCATCACCGCGCTCGCCACGGTGGTCGCGGGGGACTCCCTGAATCTCTCCATCGGCGCCAGGGATCCGGACGGAGACCCCCTGACCTACGCCTGGACGACGACCCCCGAGAACGCGGGCACCTTCTTGCGCGACACGACCACCACCTCGACGAGGTGGCGTTCCCTGGACATCAGCGCCACCACGGTCGTCACCTTCCAGGTCACCGTGTCCGATGGAAGGAATTCCGTCACGCGCTCGAAGGACGTGCAAGTCACCGTTCCCACCTACGCACAGGTTCAGCAGGTATGGGATGCCACGTGCACGGGCTGCCACAAGGACGGCAACGCCTCGGGTGGATTGAACCTGGCCGCGGCCAGCTCCTACGACGCACTCGTCGACACTCCTGGCACCAGCTCGGCCTGCACCGCCGCCAAGCGCGTGGCACCGGGGCTCCCGAACGCCTCGCTGCTCGTGCAGAAGATCAGTGGCACCACCTGTGGCACGCGGATGCCGAGCAACGCCCCCGCCTACTTCGACAGCAACCCCGGCCTCCTCATCCGCATCCGCTCGTGGATTCTGGCCGGGGCGCCCAGCGACTGA
- a CDS encoding DUF6119 family protein: MARRLTGRDALSFIGPLAFSDLGRKCESLLVQYGGAQYKEQFSWVDNIRMVRDGKTFGELNEKLVHQLNNRDTGKIHLAPPEVIDWETVSFLYPGQASRPDEAHPDLHEDGFFHPERWSIYNCLVAELAKTDALYILSAGQWFKIEKTFAAQILENTKTLVREIDHLPAAQAGEDEGTYNTNAANASKNLVLLDRDNKKAKGARTAIEPCDLFSNSCQFIHVKRKLRSSSLSHLFAQGVVSAETFLSDEKFRKDVKKAVEKKNPALAQLLGNPKDRPDPNQYEVVFAVIAPPTKEKWPQALPFFSQLNLDRTATRLKLLGFRVALHRIDERA, from the coding sequence CTGGCCAGGCGGCTCACGGGCCGTGACGCGCTCTCCTTCATTGGCCCCCTGGCGTTCTCGGACCTGGGGCGCAAGTGCGAGAGCCTCCTCGTGCAGTACGGGGGCGCTCAGTACAAGGAGCAATTCTCCTGGGTGGACAACATCCGCATGGTCCGGGACGGCAAGACCTTCGGTGAGCTCAACGAGAAGCTGGTGCACCAGCTCAACAACCGCGACACGGGGAAGATCCACCTCGCGCCCCCCGAGGTCATCGACTGGGAGACGGTGAGTTTCCTCTACCCGGGACAAGCCTCCCGTCCAGACGAGGCGCATCCGGATCTCCATGAAGACGGGTTCTTCCACCCCGAGCGATGGTCCATCTACAACTGCCTCGTCGCGGAGCTGGCGAAAACAGACGCGCTCTACATCCTGTCGGCGGGCCAATGGTTCAAGATCGAGAAGACCTTCGCCGCCCAGATCCTCGAGAATACGAAGACGCTCGTGAGGGAGATCGACCATCTCCCCGCCGCCCAGGCCGGTGAAGACGAAGGGACCTACAATACGAACGCCGCGAACGCCTCCAAGAACCTGGTCCTCCTGGACAGGGACAACAAGAAGGCCAAGGGAGCGCGCACGGCCATCGAGCCCTGTGACCTGTTCTCCAACAGCTGTCAGTTCATCCACGTCAAACGCAAGCTGCGCTCGTCCTCGCTGAGCCACCTGTTCGCACAGGGAGTTGTCTCGGCGGAGACCTTCCTGAGCGACGAGAAGTTCAGGAAGGACGTCAAGAAGGCGGTCGAGAAGAAGAACCCGGCGCTGGCCCAACTCCTCGGGAATCCCAAAGACAGGCCAGACCCCAATCAGTATGAGGTCGTCTTCGCGGTCATCGCTCCGCCCACCAAGGAGAAGTGGCCCCAGGCCCTTCCGTTCTTCAGCCAGCTCAATCTCGATCGGACGGCCACCCGCCTGAAGCTCCTCGGGTTCCGAGTCGCTCTGCACCGGATCGACGAGAGAGCGTAG
- a CDS encoding serine/threonine protein kinase, translated as MNGAQPSRPGHEGARRQLPPHPPRRHDAPEQHLPQVGMEVAGYRLEATLGSGGQGTVFRARREDQLFAVKFISRPHAASWARRELDVMVKLWCAGGLPLVGHGEWPALEPRFLFLVTPYVRGLSLDAWAREHNPNALEVADLVRQAARLLGAVHAAGVVHRDVKGSNLLVYGERQLVLVDFGVATYEDAPRVTGPVPPGTWPYLSPRVWRSWRGEEDSRASPGDDLWALGVELYQLLTGGLPFRGSEGELVHAILHEEPRVPHELNPRVPRTLGEVCWRMLRKQPGERYADARAVEAALEEAVKQADEAWKVPLCEAWGPDNATTAWQEDMWREGADLQALYARLASYEPRLVRGKQRPPEDVSTQGEPEEVPLGLEALEVPLSGEEATRETVPPAPLVTSPPASSEGTARSSASELAKAEQSQRPRTPDVPSVRARRVLLVASAVLVLGLGVWFAARPPPRTFGLVTPPVGTPLAVLPPEFHPITLEPGGQEVAPPWRRPEGDGGAAPEGAATPAPVASATHSQDIRVRTLRKAPQDTPQQQPKSTGSAAAKAGAALLGCTLAAGCPGPTSTTAVQVRPLPAPTECPPGSLRTMEELGLRIGRNLWAMFPNQDESETFVPVREGPGTTMEIEPIGKLPADSMISGELFFGTDRIYGRFTQLHTPDGHTYPICMVLVDRGRYVGVGGDDVKPGEKPGTALISDSEGVIPVERFE; from the coding sequence ATGAACGGAGCCCAGCCTTCCCGGCCAGGACATGAGGGAGCCCGGCGGCAGCTGCCGCCGCATCCGCCTCGGCGGCACGACGCGCCGGAGCAGCACCTGCCCCAGGTGGGAATGGAGGTGGCCGGCTACCGGCTGGAGGCGACCCTGGGCAGCGGCGGCCAGGGCACCGTGTTCCGCGCCCGGCGCGAGGACCAGCTCTTCGCGGTGAAGTTCATCTCCCGGCCCCATGCTGCGTCCTGGGCCCGGCGTGAGCTGGACGTCATGGTGAAGCTGTGGTGCGCGGGAGGGTTGCCGTTGGTGGGACACGGCGAGTGGCCCGCCCTCGAGCCCCGCTTCCTCTTCCTCGTCACGCCCTATGTGCGCGGGCTGTCGCTGGACGCCTGGGCCCGGGAGCACAACCCCAACGCGCTCGAGGTGGCGGACCTGGTGCGCCAGGCCGCGCGGTTGCTGGGAGCGGTGCACGCGGCCGGAGTCGTCCACCGCGATGTGAAGGGGTCCAACCTGCTGGTGTACGGCGAGCGCCAGTTGGTGCTGGTGGACTTCGGGGTGGCCACGTACGAGGACGCGCCCAGGGTGACGGGGCCCGTGCCCCCAGGCACCTGGCCCTATCTCAGCCCCCGGGTGTGGCGCTCCTGGCGCGGTGAGGAGGACTCCCGCGCCAGCCCAGGAGATGACCTCTGGGCGCTGGGAGTGGAGCTCTACCAGCTGCTCACCGGCGGGCTGCCCTTCCGGGGAAGCGAGGGTGAGCTGGTACACGCCATCCTGCACGAGGAGCCGAGGGTGCCGCACGAGCTCAACCCTCGGGTGCCCAGGACGCTGGGGGAGGTGTGCTGGCGCATGCTGCGCAAGCAGCCCGGGGAGAGGTACGCGGACGCGCGGGCGGTGGAGGCGGCGCTGGAGGAGGCAGTGAAGCAGGCGGACGAGGCATGGAAGGTGCCGCTGTGCGAGGCGTGGGGCCCGGACAACGCCACCACCGCGTGGCAGGAGGACATGTGGAGGGAAGGTGCGGACCTGCAGGCGCTCTATGCGCGCCTGGCCTCCTACGAGCCGAGGCTCGTGAGGGGCAAGCAGCGTCCGCCGGAGGATGTGTCCACCCAGGGCGAGCCTGAAGAAGTGCCGCTCGGGCTCGAGGCACTGGAGGTTCCGCTCTCGGGCGAGGAGGCCACGAGGGAGACCGTGCCGCCCGCTCCGCTGGTGACCTCGCCTCCAGCCTCGTCCGAGGGCACGGCGCGTTCGTCGGCCTCGGAACTGGCCAAGGCCGAGCAGTCGCAGCGACCGCGTACCCCGGACGTGCCCTCCGTGCGCGCGCGACGGGTGCTCCTGGTGGCCAGTGCGGTGCTGGTGCTGGGCCTGGGCGTGTGGTTCGCCGCGCGCCCGCCTCCGCGCACCTTCGGTCTCGTGACCCCACCAGTAGGGACACCCCTAGCCGTCCTACCGCCGGAGTTTCACCCCATCACCCTGGAGCCGGGTGGCCAGGAAGTGGCGCCCCCGTGGCGCCGGCCGGAAGGTGACGGCGGCGCGGCGCCTGAAGGGGCGGCAACCCCCGCGCCCGTCGCCAGCGCGACGCACTCCCAGGACATTCGCGTGAGGACACTTCGTAAGGCTCCCCAGGATACCCCGCAGCAGCAACCCAAGAGCACGGGCTCCGCGGCCGCGAAGGCGGGGGCGGCCCTCCTCGGCTGTACCCTTGCCGCTGGCTGCCCCGGCCCCACTTCCACCACAGCCGTCCAGGTGCGGCCTCTGCCCGCTCCCACCGAGTGCCCACCTGGCTCCTTGCGGACCATGGAGGAGCTGGGCCTGCGCATCGGAAGGAATCTGTGGGCTATGTTCCCCAACCAGGACGAGAGCGAGACTTTCGTTCCCGTTCGCGAGGGGCCAGGCACCACGATGGAGATTGAGCCCATCGGGAAGCTGCCCGCAGATTCCATGATCTCCGGAGAGCTTTTCTTCGGCACGGACCGCATCTACGGCCGCTTCACCCAACTCCACACGCCGGATGGGCACACGTACCCCATCTGCATGGTGCTCGTTGACCGGGGCCGCTACGTAGGGGTTGGTGGCGACGACGTGAAGCCGGGCGAGAAGCCGGGTACCGCGCTGATTTCAGACTCAGAAGGCGTCATTCCAGTGGAGCGTTTCGAGTAG
- a CDS encoding serine hydrolase domain-containing protein, producing MQSLLERWDQDEHPDLHGVVVRVNGAVVAERHYHGADPQALHDIRSAGKSITSLLVGAARDRGLLGALDEQLERYWPRARGSALGRASLAALLTMRSGLAANDQEPDSPGNEDRMDAASDPVAFLLGIPAVDRPGTRYVYNSLTAYAVGLLLEHTMGKSLLAFAREALFEPLGIQRVDWASDAAGHTKGQGNLSLTTGDLARIGQALLDGGQWQGRRILSSSWIKTSMQALVPIGPVDPYADSYGYFWYTKTHQLKRGTETVRFASGNGGNKLYLVPSRRMVVAITSRAYGHGYGQRRSEAILKALLSA from the coding sequence TTGCAATCGCTCCTCGAACGCTGGGATCAGGACGAGCATCCTGACCTGCACGGAGTCGTCGTTCGCGTCAATGGGGCCGTGGTGGCCGAACGGCACTATCACGGCGCGGACCCACAGGCGCTGCACGATATCCGGTCGGCTGGGAAGAGCATCACCTCGCTCCTGGTCGGTGCCGCGCGCGATCGCGGACTCCTGGGCGCACTGGATGAGCAGCTCGAACGCTACTGGCCACGGGCGCGTGGCAGCGCGCTCGGTCGGGCCTCGCTCGCGGCTCTGCTGACCATGCGCTCCGGCCTGGCTGCGAACGACCAGGAGCCCGACTCGCCCGGCAACGAAGACCGGATGGATGCGGCAAGCGATCCGGTTGCCTTCCTGCTCGGCATTCCCGCCGTCGACCGACCCGGCACGCGCTACGTCTACAACTCGCTGACGGCCTATGCGGTCGGGTTGCTGCTGGAACACACGATGGGGAAAAGCCTGCTGGCATTCGCGCGCGAAGCGCTGTTCGAGCCGCTGGGAATCCAACGCGTCGACTGGGCCAGCGACGCAGCCGGCCATACCAAGGGACAGGGCAACCTGTCCTTGACCACTGGCGATCTCGCCCGGATCGGGCAGGCTCTTCTCGATGGCGGCCAATGGCAAGGGCGGCGGATTCTCTCCTCGAGCTGGATCAAGACGAGCATGCAAGCCCTCGTCCCAATCGGCCCGGTCGACCCATATGCCGACTCCTACGGCTATTTCTGGTACACGAAAACACACCAGCTGAAGCGCGGGACGGAGACAGTGCGGTTCGCGTCGGGCAATGGCGGCAACAAGCTCTATCTCGTCCCATCCCGGCGCATGGTCGTGGCGATCACCTCGCGTGCCTACGGGCACGGCTATGGACAACGCCGCTCCGAGGCGATTCTGAAGGCGCTCCTGTCCGCCTGA
- a CDS encoding DUF2019 domain-containing protein has protein sequence MAKELERIVEEFAENVAAQTEAIRRGDAKTGNKHASRYISALKKLRLEGDAGRDALAVLLKHPRADVRVSAAAFLLRYRTAEAKAVLEAAATGGGVAAIDAIMALKHWEEGTWNLDPG, from the coding sequence ATGGCGAAGGAGCTAGAAAGGATTGTGGAGGAATTTGCGGAGAACGTGGCCGCGCAGACGGAAGCGATAAGGAGAGGAGACGCAAAGACGGGCAACAAGCACGCTAGTCGTTATATATCTGCGCTCAAGAAGCTGCGGTTGGAAGGTGATGCCGGACGTGATGCGCTCGCCGTTCTGCTCAAGCATCCTCGCGCGGATGTACGGGTCAGTGCTGCTGCGTTCTTGCTGCGTTATCGAACGGCAGAAGCAAAAGCAGTGCTGGAGGCAGCCGCCACCGGGGGCGGTGTTGCGGCCATTGATGCGATCATGGCCCTGAAACATTGGGAGGAAGGCACCTGGAACTTGGATCCCGGGTGA
- a CDS encoding DUF6766 family protein, with translation MRDTHAPASRGLRKVLQENGLTLVLFGLFLLCWLGQSLSGLYAYNEEQREHGQPPVSYGQFLRSGEFMESTFENWESEFLQMAAYVALVAVFKQKGSGESKKLPNEGENEVDKDPREELRPDSPGPVHRGGLALKIYSNSLSLALAGLFLFSFVMHAVGGLRLYNEEQLQHGQPAFTFWGYVTSARFWFESFQNWQSEFMSIGVLVLLSIFLRQKGSPESKPVHAPHRESGGA, from the coding sequence ATGCGCGACACCCACGCACCAGCCTCCCGGGGCTTGCGCAAGGTGCTCCAGGAGAATGGTCTGACCCTCGTCCTGTTCGGACTCTTCCTCCTGTGCTGGCTCGGCCAGAGTCTGTCGGGCCTATACGCCTACAACGAGGAGCAGCGCGAGCACGGGCAGCCTCCGGTGAGCTACGGCCAGTTCCTCCGCTCCGGTGAGTTCATGGAGAGTACCTTCGAGAACTGGGAGAGCGAGTTCCTCCAGATGGCGGCCTATGTCGCCCTCGTGGCTGTCTTCAAGCAGAAGGGCTCGGGTGAATCGAAGAAGCTCCCCAACGAGGGGGAGAACGAGGTGGACAAGGATCCGCGGGAAGAGCTCCGCCCGGACTCGCCCGGCCCCGTGCACCGTGGCGGGCTCGCGCTCAAGATCTACTCCAATTCCCTCAGCCTGGCGCTGGCCGGCCTCTTCCTCTTCTCCTTCGTCATGCACGCGGTGGGTGGGCTGCGGCTCTACAACGAGGAGCAGCTCCAGCACGGCCAGCCAGCCTTCACTTTCTGGGGCTACGTGACGAGCGCCCGCTTCTGGTTCGAGTCCTTCCAGAACTGGCAGAGCGAGTTCATGTCCATCGGCGTGCTCGTCCTCCTCTCCATCTTCCTGCGGCAGAAGGGCTCGCCCGAGTCGAAGCCTGTCCACGCGCCGCACCGCGAGAGCGGAGGAGCGTGA
- the sitA5 gene encoding SitA5 family polymorphic toxin, with protein MSRDAVDTRPVDTRRPLRMGALALAALMLVTACATGAPSGGGLTAYRSSLPTPEGSSEAWTLGAEADEEDTGDGEAIFSTLPTDFQPVRVSDSELRAALATFWLEVPLRVSTSCPPLYVGRKLALASAPLSGEAWQSDLAQSYGRFCERRGTPGNCLTLFDDGPRLQADDKRSIALALAVGPALEGVDAEVRAMLNPTRVLATLSFTITAYMALLLAPEPVTKGVALAFSVLMWGYLGWEFFDLLRAYAQLYEDAPQASSFAELREVGDRFGRVIGPNSVRILVMVATAAIGETAALMSKGPKLPGFGQASRTVEANTGLRLMDAAAGAERVIVSVNEGTIRIVLPVNAVSMTARNGGGARPALKPNEPTKGGRLLTSGYRAFKSFRAFKRHMGKAGKGLEWHHLVEKHKFNLKRFGAEALHNTENIIPLNKDLHTEVSAFYSSKRPNITSSYGLTVREWIRTQSHEKQRSFALLVIEKIRTGEW; from the coding sequence ATGTCCAGGGATGCCGTCGATACTCGCCCCGTGGACACACGGCGGCCCTTGCGCATGGGGGCGCTGGCCCTGGCGGCGTTGATGCTGGTTACAGCGTGCGCCACAGGGGCCCCCTCCGGCGGAGGGCTGACGGCGTACCGTTCCAGCCTGCCCACTCCCGAGGGCTCCTCCGAGGCGTGGACGCTGGGGGCGGAAGCCGACGAAGAAGACACAGGCGACGGCGAAGCCATCTTTTCCACCCTGCCCACGGACTTTCAGCCGGTGAGGGTCAGTGACTCCGAGCTTAGGGCCGCTCTGGCAACGTTTTGGCTCGAAGTCCCGCTGCGGGTGTCCACCTCATGCCCCCCGTTGTACGTCGGCCGGAAGCTGGCGCTAGCGTCCGCGCCTTTGAGCGGCGAAGCGTGGCAATCAGACCTGGCGCAGTCCTATGGACGATTTTGCGAGCGGCGCGGTACTCCTGGCAATTGTCTGACTTTGTTTGATGACGGACCCCGCCTGCAAGCTGACGATAAGCGCAGCATTGCCCTTGCCCTGGCGGTGGGGCCCGCCCTGGAAGGAGTGGACGCGGAAGTGCGGGCCATGCTCAACCCTACGCGGGTGCTGGCTACTCTCAGCTTCACGATCACAGCCTATATGGCTCTATTGCTTGCCCCCGAGCCCGTCACGAAAGGCGTTGCGCTCGCGTTCTCCGTGCTCATGTGGGGCTATCTCGGATGGGAATTCTTCGATCTGCTGCGAGCCTATGCGCAGCTTTACGAAGATGCGCCGCAAGCTTCTAGCTTTGCGGAATTGCGGGAGGTGGGTGACAGGTTCGGAAGAGTCATCGGCCCCAATAGCGTGCGAATTCTCGTCATGGTGGCGACGGCGGCGATAGGGGAAACGGCGGCGCTCATGTCGAAAGGGCCGAAGCTGCCGGGCTTCGGGCAAGCCTCGCGCACGGTCGAGGCAAACACCGGGCTTCGCCTGATGGATGCGGCAGCCGGTGCCGAGCGAGTCATTGTTTCCGTGAACGAGGGCACGATTCGCATTGTCCTACCAGTCAATGCCGTGTCCATGACTGCGCGGAACGGAGGAGGCGCGCGCCCTGCGCTCAAACCCAATGAGCCCACGAAAGGCGGCAGACTTCTCACAAGTGGTTATCGTGCCTTCAAGTCGTTCAGAGCCTTCAAACGTCACATGGGCAAGGCAGGCAAAGGGCTGGAATGGCATCATCTTGTCGAAAAGCACAAATTCAACCTCAAGCGTTTCGGCGCCGAGGCTCTTCATAACACTGAGAATATTATTCCACTAAACAAGGATCTGCATACAGAGGTCAGTGCATTCTATTCCTCAAAGAGGCCCAATATCACAAGCTCATATGGCTTGACCGTACGAGAGTGGATAAGAACTCAAAGTCATGAGAAGCAGCGCTCGTTTGCGCTGCTTGTCATAGAAAAGATCAGAACTGGGGAGTGGTGA
- a CDS encoding DUF3592 domain-containing protein, protein MSFDPWMPGQGVLAAAYSPWMPYCMMVPGLAILSFVAYYGMKLAGFLRGARKVTGKVSWLPRGKDFARVREKKGGMAMLRDEELMRRYRFMLWVRIRPPDGEEPVEIGLVTSGYTLSRELEHGDELEVLYNPERPEAVYLPGENKWIGLILVGIMGLILTGFALANLVRTLR, encoded by the coding sequence ATGTCGTTTGACCCGTGGATGCCAGGCCAGGGCGTGTTGGCCGCTGCCTACTCCCCCTGGATGCCGTACTGCATGATGGTGCCCGGCCTGGCCATCCTGTCGTTCGTGGCCTACTACGGGATGAAGCTGGCGGGCTTCCTGCGCGGCGCTCGCAAGGTGACGGGCAAGGTGAGCTGGCTCCCAAGAGGGAAGGACTTCGCGCGCGTCCGCGAGAAGAAGGGCGGGATGGCGATGCTGCGCGACGAGGAGCTCATGCGCAGGTACAGGTTCATGCTCTGGGTGCGCATCCGTCCGCCCGACGGCGAAGAGCCCGTGGAGATCGGGCTCGTCACGAGCGGATACACCTTGTCCCGCGAGCTCGAGCATGGGGATGAGCTCGAGGTGCTCTACAACCCGGAGCGGCCCGAGGCCGTGTACCTGCCTGGGGAGAACAAGTGGATCGGCTTGATCCTCGTGGGGATCATGGGGCTCATCCTGACGGGCTTTGCCCTCGCCAACCTGGTGAGGACTCTTCGCTAG